The DNA segment TGATGCATCTCGACAATAGTAGTATCCCAGTTGACATCAAGCAGTAAATGGCCGTTCCGCATGAAATATCCGGCCTGAATGCAGATAACCGGAACCACTGGGGGCATACAGACCTGGCTGGCGGCAATCGCTGCAACCTTATTCAGATGAAGCCGATGGGTCACATAGACAATGACCACGGTATGGATGGCAATGAGCGGCAAAGCCCCCAGAAAAATACCCATCCACACCGCCACGGCAAGCTGGAATGCAGAACTGTGTTCAAGGCAGATCCGCTTGAGCAGTTTGACCGGATGAAATATT comes from the Pseudomonadota bacterium genome and includes:
- a CDS encoding DUF2062 domain-containing protein, with protein sequence IFHPVKLLKRICLEHSSAFQLAVAVWMGIFLGALPLIAIHTVVIVYVTHRLHLNKVAAIAASQVCMPPVVPVICIQAGYFMRNGHLLLDVNWDTTIVEMHQRLWEWFLGSLIVGPLLGLLFGVIAYFGVVKLRAGKSADWEASESE